In the genome of Bacteroidales bacterium, the window GAGATTTCAAAATATTTGCTGTTTGGCAAATATATGATGAACTGAACCATTTAGCTGACAGATGGAATGTATTAGATGAAGATGTAAGGTATAAGAATGAAGTAAAATTTATTGATGCTTGTAATAATGATATTTTATTGAATAATTGCTTTACTGATTTGAAAAATATATATAGGTGTTTATTATCAAATACTTCAAAACTTGCTAATAAAAAAACAATGAGCGATTTTATTAATTGGTGTTCAATAAATAAAGTTTAGGGATTAAAAAGTACAGGTTGTTTCATAACATTTCCTTAACATCAAGATATTTACGGTATTGAAGTGTTTTCTTCATGAACATGTTGTATTAATGATTTACCAAATTTTTCTTTTGGGAAAAGTCTGTAAATAATTAAATCAAAAAATTTACCAAATAGACCGTTAAAACCAATATTCAATTCATAATAAAATGAGCATCCGTGATTTACCGGTTTTATGATAAAATTAACAGTAACCGGAAAAAACGTATGTTTAAATTGAATTAACTCATTTGGTTTTAAGGCAGATATTTTCCCGTTGAATTTAATAATATACCCGTTTATTTTTTCACCAAATTTCACTTTAGCTCCTAATTTATTTTTTTTATTATCTTTTATTTGCCAATTCCAGAATAAATGTTCCTTATGCCAATTTTTATATCTGTCATGATTAAGATTCAACCACCAATTATATACTTCTTCCGGTGATTTTTCTTTAATATTTACGGTAGTTTTATATGTTACCATATTTTTTAAAATTATAATTATTCTTATTTTTTTCCGGCAGAATGAATTTATTATTTTTACAAAACAGTTTTATTAAATTATCTCCGGCTACTTGCTTACTCTTAAATTTAGAACCTAATCCGTTATTAACTACAGAAATTATACCGCCTTTTTTTAAAATTCTGTGAAGTTCATCAATTACACTTTCTTGATTTTTTATCATAAATATTACATTAAATAAAAATATAATATCAATACTTTCATCGGGTAATCCTGTTCCGTTTCCGGTTAATATCGGCTTAATATTTTTCAGTTTATGTTTCTTTATCTTTTTTTCAATTATTTTTATTGCTGACGGATGTATATCCAAAGCATATATTATTCCTTGCGAACCGACAATTTCAGCAGCAGGGAAAGTGCAAAAACCGGGACCGCAACCATAATCTAAAACATGACTTCCTTCTTTTATTCCGCTTCGTATAATTTCCTTTTTTATATTACGAATGTTTTTTACTACACTCATAATATTTACCATCATTTTAAAATGAATATTATTTACCGGCTTTTCTTTTTTCATACGTATAAAATTGTTTATTTAACTGATAATCGGCAAGTTAAGTAGTGGCATAAAAATTTTCGTCATTCCCTTTTACGTAATTCATTGTATTTTATTTGGATATGAAATAATCAATATTCAATAATCAATATTCAATTACTTATTCATCATCCAAAAGCGGTATTTCCGCAACATACTCATTATCTTTAATATAAAATTTTGGTGCTTTTTCAGAAATATGTTTATATCTCTCTGTTAAGTTATTCAGTCCTATTTTTGTTGATTCATTTACAGTGTTCTTTGGTTGCAGATTGTTTTTTACTGTCAGAGAATTAATGTTATTGAATATATTAATTTTTAATGGTTTTTTTTGTGAAATTATATTATGTTTTATAGCATTTTCAACAAGCATTTGAAGCGATAAAGGCGGAATAAATTTGTTTAATTTTTGTGCATCAATATTTATTGAGATTTCAAGATTTCCTTCATGTCTGATTTTTTGCAGAA includes:
- a CDS encoding class I SAM-dependent methyltransferase — its product is MKKEKPVNNIHFKMMVNIMSVVKNIRNIKKEIIRSGIKEGSHVLDYGCGPGFCTFPAAEIVGSQGIIYALDIHPSAIKIIEKKIKKHKLKNIKPILTGNGTGLPDESIDIIFLFNVIFMIKNQESVIDELHRILKKGGIISVVNNGLGSKFKSKQVAGDNLIKLFCKNNKFILPEKNKNNYNFKKYGNI
- a CDS encoding histidine kinase, with protein sequence HFLFNSMNTIYSLIDTHPDKAKEFITKFSKTYRHVLDVKEKVVVSLKDEIEFLNSYIFLQKIRHEGNLEISINIDAQKLNKFIPPLSLQMLVENAIKHNIISQKKPLKINIFNNINSLTVKNNLQPKNTVNESTKIGLNNLTERYKHISEKAPKFYIKDNEYVAEIPLLDDE